One genomic region from Haloferax litoreum encodes:
- a CDS encoding ABC transporter permease: MSMYNYVFRRVGFMAVTLFFVTLIAFAVTNILPGDVALLILGPNATEQSLEALQTQLGLNRPLYVQYIDWVIGLLQGNMGESLRFGEPVSALIAERLPRSLMLAFAATFVAVVLSIPLGVYAAINQNEAPDVTASMFAFVGISMPIFLWGLVFILVFAVWLNLFPTGGYVSPSEDLVGSLTRLVLPAGAMGFALTAYIMRMTRSSMLEVLSEEYINLARAKGMSQRVIVLRHALKNAVIPVITVIAFQFSYAFGGVVVLEEVFFWPGIGRLTLTAIQSRDIPLIQGCIVVVALIYMFSNFAADLLYAYFDPRIRYGGDD, translated from the coding sequence ATGTCGATGTACAACTACGTCTTTCGGCGCGTTGGCTTCATGGCGGTGACGCTGTTCTTCGTCACGCTCATCGCCTTCGCCGTCACCAACATCCTCCCCGGTGACGTGGCCCTCCTCATCTTGGGCCCCAACGCGACCGAACAGTCGCTCGAAGCGCTCCAAACCCAACTGGGACTCAACCGACCGCTGTACGTGCAGTACATCGACTGGGTCATCGGACTTCTCCAGGGGAACATGGGCGAATCACTGCGATTCGGTGAGCCGGTTTCGGCGCTCATCGCCGAGCGTCTGCCTCGTTCGCTGATGCTCGCGTTCGCCGCGACGTTCGTGGCCGTCGTGCTGTCGATTCCGCTCGGCGTCTACGCCGCAATCAACCAGAACGAAGCACCCGACGTCACCGCGTCGATGTTCGCGTTCGTCGGTATCTCGATGCCAATCTTCCTCTGGGGGTTGGTGTTCATCTTGGTGTTCGCCGTCTGGCTGAACCTCTTTCCGACCGGCGGGTACGTCTCGCCGAGTGAGGACCTCGTCGGGTCGCTCACGCGACTCGTCTTGCCCGCGGGGGCGATGGGATTCGCACTCACCGCCTACATCATGCGGATGACCCGGTCGTCGATGCTCGAAGTCCTGAGCGAGGAGTACATCAACCTCGCGCGTGCGAAGGGGATGAGCCAACGCGTCATCGTCCTTCGGCACGCACTCAAGAACGCCGTCATCCCCGTCATCACGGTCATCGCGTTCCAGTTCAGTTACGCGTTCGGCGGGGTTGTCGTCCTCGAAGAGGTGTTCTTCTGGCCCGGTATCGGCCGGTTGACCCTGACCGCGATTCAGAGCCGCGACATCCCCCTCATTCAGGGGTGCATCGTCGTGGTCGCACTCATCTACATGTTCTCGAACTTCGCCGCAGACCTGCTGTACGCGTACTTCGACCCCCGTATCCGCTACGGAGGTGACGACTGA